The Bacillus mesophilus genome has a window encoding:
- the dnaX gene encoding DNA polymerase III subunit gamma/tau, with protein MVYQALYRVWRPQSFQDVVGQEHITKTLQNALLHEKITHAYLFSGPRGTGKTSAAKIIAKAINCERAPVSEPCNQCDACKTITNGSNPDVFEIDAASNNGVDEIRDIRDKVKFAPSTVKYKVYIIDEVHMLSIGAFNALLKTLEEPPQHVVFILATTEPHKIPLTIISRCQRFDFKRISAGSIVNRMNTIVQEQEVAIDEDALLAVARAADGGMRDALSLLDQAIALSEEQVTLDNVLMITGAVSQQFLMTLVQAIQSQQVPVALQALDELMNQGKDPKRFIEDIIYFYRDILLYQSSPQLEDILVRVKVDESFKQLADEIRVERIYEIIDILNKCQQEMKWTNHPKILLEIAIVQLCQQESKALPEVEHLVQRVKDLEKEVAHLKDKGITVNANSQEVTAQKDQRVQKVNKSSYRVPVGRATEVLKQATRQDLNQIKSNWGNMLEQLKKQNKVSHAALLSESEPVAASDKAFILSFKFEIHCKMAAENTNNVRDNLEGILLDIIGKRYEMIAVPEPEWGKIREEYIREQRNDTEDDKQKEDDPLITEAQKLFGTELIEIIED; from the coding sequence ATGGTATATCAAGCATTATATCGGGTGTGGAGGCCACAAAGCTTCCAAGATGTAGTTGGACAAGAACATATCACAAAAACTCTTCAAAATGCCCTTCTTCACGAGAAGATCACACATGCTTATTTGTTTTCAGGACCTCGAGGAACAGGGAAGACAAGTGCCGCTAAAATTATTGCAAAAGCTATAAATTGTGAACGAGCACCTGTAAGTGAACCGTGTAATCAATGTGATGCATGCAAAACAATAACAAATGGATCTAATCCTGATGTGTTCGAAATTGATGCAGCTTCAAATAATGGCGTAGATGAGATCAGAGATATCCGTGATAAAGTAAAGTTTGCACCAAGTACGGTTAAATATAAAGTCTATATCATTGATGAAGTACATATGTTATCCATTGGAGCTTTTAATGCATTATTAAAAACGCTAGAGGAACCTCCACAACATGTTGTCTTTATCCTAGCAACAACTGAACCACATAAAATACCTTTGACCATTATATCAAGATGCCAAAGATTTGATTTTAAGAGGATCTCAGCGGGTTCCATTGTTAACAGAATGAACACGATTGTCCAAGAACAAGAGGTTGCCATTGATGAGGATGCGTTACTTGCTGTGGCAAGGGCTGCGGATGGCGGGATGCGAGATGCGTTAAGCTTACTTGACCAAGCAATTGCACTAAGTGAGGAGCAGGTTACACTTGATAACGTCCTAATGATAACCGGTGCCGTTTCGCAGCAATTTTTAATGACGCTTGTACAAGCAATCCAAAGCCAACAGGTACCAGTTGCATTACAGGCTCTTGATGAACTAATGAATCAAGGGAAGGATCCAAAACGGTTTATTGAAGATATCATTTATTTCTACCGTGATATTCTCTTATATCAATCATCTCCTCAACTTGAGGATATATTAGTAAGAGTAAAAGTAGATGAATCATTTAAGCAACTGGCAGATGAGATTCGGGTTGAAAGGATCTATGAAATCATTGATATCCTGAATAAATGTCAGCAAGAGATGAAATGGACAAATCATCCCAAAATCCTTTTAGAAATAGCAATTGTTCAGCTTTGTCAACAGGAGTCTAAAGCCTTACCAGAAGTAGAACACTTAGTTCAACGGGTGAAGGATTTAGAAAAAGAAGTTGCTCACTTGAAAGATAAGGGCATCACTGTTAATGCTAACTCACAAGAGGTAACAGCTCAAAAAGATCAAAGAGTACAAAAAGTGAACAAAAGTAGTTATCGTGTACCGGTAGGTAGAGCAACAGAAGTTCTTAAACAAGCAACTCGACAGGATTTAAATCAGATTAAAAGTAATTGGGGCAATATGCTTGAGCAGCTAAAAAAACAAAATAAAGTTTCACATGCTGCGCTATTAAGTGAAAGTGAACCGGTTGCTGCATCTGACAAAGCCTTCATTTTGTCCTTTAAATTTGAAATTCATTGCAAAATGGCAGCTGAGAATACGAACAATGTTCGTGATAATTTAGAGGGTATTCTTCTTGATATTATTGGAAAGAGATATGAAATGATTGCTGTCCCAGAACCAGAATGGGGAAAAATAAGGGAAGAGTATATTCGTGAGCAACGTAATGATACAGAGGATGATAAACAAAAGGAAGATGATCCTCTTATTACAGAAGCACAAAAGCTTTTTGGTACAGAGCTCATTGAAATAATAGAAGATTAA
- the tadA gene encoding tRNA adenosine(34) deaminase TadA: MTLELDRKFMSLAIKEAKKAEVIGEVPIGAVLVKDGEVIASGYNLRETEQRSIAHAEMLVIDQGCKQLGTWRLEDTTLYVTLEPCPMCAGAIVLSRIPRVVYGAKDPKGGCAGTLMNLLQESRFNHQSIVESGILEEECGALLTNFFQTLRKKKKGSLETKY, from the coding sequence TTGACTTTAGAATTAGATAGAAAGTTTATGAGCCTGGCTATTAAAGAAGCAAAGAAAGCTGAGGTAATCGGTGAAGTTCCAATTGGGGCTGTTCTTGTTAAAGATGGAGAAGTAATCGCATCTGGTTACAATTTAAGGGAAACTGAACAACGTTCAATCGCCCACGCAGAAATGCTAGTAATTGATCAAGGGTGTAAACAGCTCGGCACATGGAGACTTGAGGATACCACTTTATATGTTACTCTGGAGCCATGTCCAATGTGTGCAGGAGCAATTGTACTTTCACGAATTCCAAGAGTGGTCTATGGAGCTAAGGATCCTAAGGGTGGTTGTGCAGGAACCTTGATGAACCTATTACAAGAATCAAGATTTAATCATCAATCAATTGTTGAGAGCGGAATATTAGAAGAAGAATGTGGGGCATTACTAACAAACTTTTTCCAAACTTTACGTAAAAAGAAAAAAGGTTCCTTAGAAACCAAATATTAA